One genomic segment of Centropristis striata isolate RG_2023a ecotype Rhode Island chromosome 13, C.striata_1.0, whole genome shotgun sequence includes these proteins:
- the natd1 gene encoding protein NATD1, whose protein sequence is MAQAAQANVFDASSSQIQVEHDKKRRQFVIRLNGSHDRAVLLYEYVGKKTVDLQHTEVPDAYRGRGIAKHLAKAAMDFVVEEDLKAHLTCWYIQKYVKENPQPQYFEHIYQ, encoded by the exons ATGGCACAGGCAGCTCAGGCTAATGTCTTCGACGCCAGCAGCTCTCAGATCCAGGTGGAGCACGATAAAAAGCGCCGGCAGTTTGTGATCAGACTGAACG GATCTCATGATCGTGCAGTTCTTCTGTATGAATATGTCGGGAAGAAGACAGTGGACTTGCAACACACTGAAGTTCCCGATGCTTACAGAGGGAGAGGAATAGCCAAGCACCTGGCCAAG GCAGCCATGGATTTTGTGGTGGAAGAGGATCTGAAAGCCCACCTGACCTGCTGGTACATTCAGAAATATGTCAAAGAAAACCCTCAGCCTCAGTACTTTGAACATATTTATCAATGA